One window from the genome of [Clostridium] celerecrescens 18A encodes:
- a CDS encoding tetratricopeptide repeat protein, whose amino-acid sequence MDYERKTRVIANSYYNMGLERAKLRDLSGASECLKKSLHFNKYMTDARNLLGLIYYEVGEVGEALVQWVISMNFQPEGNQADNYLGEIQRKSGIMETERRAVRRFNQALIYAQSGSEDLAILQLNKVVESKPNYVKAQLLLALLCIAREDYQKAGKAVYKVLQIDRNHPKALYYKSLVKDTAGSGKSEREPEKRKLKNVLSHRQMEDDDVIIPPSYRENTKDQAVWNILAGLLLGAAVVFFLVMPANTKSINELHNQEMLKYSEQLSQANQKADGLTAQLESIEAEKKTAEASLASLTSDSDSVLAQYQAVIGILQAYKKDDFPAAVRIYAGLNPDLIASADVQTIVGEIRKDMAENGCPILEGFGDKAMETGDAQTALVYYLKCLELKPASWQAKFKTAVIYKGMDQKEQANGLFSDIINNSKDEELSAKAKSERGF is encoded by the coding sequence ATGGATTATGAAAGAAAAACCCGGGTAATCGCAAACAGCTATTACAACATGGGGCTGGAACGGGCAAAGCTTAGGGACTTATCAGGAGCTTCCGAATGTCTGAAAAAAAGCCTCCATTTTAACAAGTATATGACAGATGCAAGGAACCTTTTGGGCCTGATCTATTATGAGGTCGGAGAAGTGGGCGAAGCTCTTGTTCAATGGGTAATCAGCATGAACTTCCAGCCAGAAGGTAACCAGGCGGATAACTACCTCGGTGAGATACAGAGAAAATCAGGTATCATGGAGACGGAGCGTCGTGCAGTGAGAAGATTTAACCAGGCCCTGATTTATGCCCAAAGCGGCAGTGAGGATCTGGCGATTCTTCAGCTCAATAAGGTTGTGGAAAGCAAGCCTAACTATGTAAAGGCCCAACTTTTGCTGGCACTCCTTTGCATAGCCAGAGAGGATTATCAGAAGGCCGGTAAAGCCGTTTACAAGGTATTACAGATCGACCGCAATCATCCAAAGGCACTTTACTACAAGTCCTTGGTCAAGGATACGGCCGGAAGTGGAAAAAGTGAGCGGGAGCCGGAAAAAAGAAAGCTGAAAAATGTGCTTTCCCACAGGCAGATGGAAGATGACGATGTGATCATTCCACCAAGCTATCGGGAGAATACCAAGGATCAGGCGGTTTGGAATATTCTTGCAGGGCTTTTGCTTGGGGCTGCAGTGGTCTTTTTTCTGGTAATGCCGGCGAATACAAAATCCATAAATGAGCTCCATAATCAAGAGATGCTAAAATACAGCGAGCAGTTAAGCCAGGCCAACCAAAAGGCAGACGGTCTTACGGCACAGCTGGAATCCATAGAAGCAGAAAAAAAGACTGCAGAGGCTTCTTTGGCTTCACTCACCAGTGATTCAGACAGTGTTCTTGCCCAGTATCAGGCCGTGATCGGGATCCTTCAGGCTTATAAGAAGGATGATTTTCCTGCTGCGGTGCGGATTTATGCCGGGCTTAACCCGGATCTCATCGCTTCCGCAGATGTCCAGACAATCGTAGGTGAGATAAGAAAGGATATGGCGGAAAATGGCTGTCCGATTTTAGAAGGCTTTGGGGACAAGGCGATGGAGACAGGCGATGCCCAGACAGCACTTGTATATTACTTAAAATGTCTTGAATTAAAACCAGCCAGCTGGCAGGCTAAATTCAAGACGGCGGTCATCTACAAGGGAATGGACCAGAAGGAGCAGGCCAACGGGCTGTTCTCCGATATTATAAATAACAGCAAAGATGAAGAACTATCTGCTAAGGCAAAATCAGAGCGAGGTTTTTGA
- a CDS encoding bifunctional folylpolyglutamate synthase/dihydrofolate synthase, producing MKIDETAEEYLGRIPMWTRKKNSLENIRKYLCEMGEPDEGMKIFHVAGTNGKGSVCAFLQSILRKAGCRVGTFTSPHLIETRERFCINGEMVSEKVFEESYETVRMLSENMMEKGYCHPSYFEFLFYMAMDMFHKTEVDIVILETGLGGRLDTTNVIKSPLVSVITSISLDHTEYLGDTIEKIAWEKAGIIKKGVTVIFDGTDGQASQVIRSRAEEVGSPYCEVDRQGYEITGYEDQGCKARFYKTEGDLIEVTVPTVAEYQVMNAFLAFKALEAAGLKEVMDLEITPSQMKEGIAHMYWPGRMEEVLPGVYLDGAHNPGGIKAFLNAAAGLCEARKKRADLLFSSVSDKDHDKMIKEIAGTLPLDQVAVTHIHSERGLETEVLLKEFQSACGCGVEGFQTVEEAVLYMLHKRDEGHLLFCVGSLYLMGEIKAVLRRNSIPWIPGCPEKMGGKEESI from the coding sequence ATGAAGATTGACGAAACGGCAGAAGAATATCTGGGCCGGATTCCTATGTGGACCAGAAAGAAAAATTCTCTGGAAAATATCCGGAAGTACCTCTGTGAGATGGGCGAACCGGATGAAGGGATGAAAATTTTTCATGTGGCAGGTACCAATGGAAAAGGGTCGGTATGTGCATTTTTACAGTCTATTTTAAGGAAAGCTGGCTGCAGGGTGGGGACCTTTACCTCCCCTCATCTGATTGAAACCAGGGAACGTTTCTGCATAAACGGAGAGATGGTATCGGAAAAGGTTTTTGAAGAAAGCTATGAGACCGTCCGAATGCTATCTGAGAATATGATGGAGAAAGGATATTGCCATCCGTCTTATTTTGAGTTTCTGTTTTATATGGCAATGGACATGTTCCATAAGACAGAAGTGGATATAGTAATTTTAGAAACCGGCCTTGGAGGAAGGCTGGACACGACCAATGTTATTAAGTCTCCCCTGGTATCGGTGATTACCTCCATCAGCCTGGATCATACAGAATATCTGGGAGATACGATTGAAAAAATTGCATGGGAAAAGGCTGGAATAATTAAAAAAGGTGTGACAGTCATCTTTGATGGAACCGATGGACAGGCTTCCCAGGTCATCCGAAGCAGGGCAGAGGAGGTTGGATCTCCTTACTGTGAAGTGGACAGGCAGGGATATGAGATAACCGGATATGAAGATCAGGGCTGCAAGGCCAGATTTTATAAAACAGAAGGCGATTTAATAGAAGTCACTGTTCCAACCGTAGCTGAATATCAGGTGATGAATGCCTTCCTTGCGTTTAAGGCTCTTGAGGCGGCAGGGCTTAAGGAGGTCATGGACTTAGAGATCACCCCGTCACAGATGAAGGAAGGAATCGCTCACATGTACTGGCCGGGAAGAATGGAAGAAGTTCTGCCGGGGGTATATCTGGACGGAGCCCATAATCCGGGTGGCATTAAGGCCTTTTTAAATGCTGCAGCCGGCCTTTGTGAGGCAAGAAAGAAACGGGCTGATCTATTGTTTTCGTCAGTATCCGATAAGGATCATGATAAAATGATAAAGGAGATTGCAGGTACGCTGCCCCTTGATCAAGTGGCGGTGACTCATATTCATTCAGAAAGAGGACTGGAAACTGAGGTCCTGCTAAAAGAGTTTCAAAGTGCCTGCGGCTGCGGTGTGGAAGGATTTCAGACAGTGGAAGAGGCAGTTTTATACATGCTTCATAAAAGGGATGAAGGACATCTGCTGTTTTGTGTAGGTTCACTTTACCTGATGGGGGAGATAAAAGCGGTTTTAAGGAGGAACTCCATTCCATGGATACCTGGATGCCCTGAAAAGATGGGCGGGAAAGAGGAAAGCATATGA
- a CDS encoding RidA family protein, whose product MKKVLATEKAPAAIGPYSQGVRGGDYVFISGQLPIDPATGEFAGEDIVSQTKQSLTNIKSILESEGLSMANVVKTTVLLKNISEFGAMNEVYASFFEGECPARAAYEVAALPKNALVEIEAIAYCGK is encoded by the coding sequence ATGAAAAAAGTATTAGCAACAGAAAAAGCGCCGGCAGCAATCGGCCCATATTCTCAGGGCGTACGCGGGGGCGATTACGTATTTATATCAGGACAGCTTCCCATTGACCCTGCTACCGGCGAATTTGCAGGTGAGGATATCGTATCCCAGACAAAGCAGTCATTGACAAACATCAAGTCCATTCTGGAAAGCGAAGGCTTATCCATGGCTAACGTGGTTAAGACAACCGTTTTATTAAAGAATATCAGTGAGTTTGGAGCAATGAACGAAGTTTATGCTTCCTTCTTTGAAGGAGAATGCCCGGCAAGAGCCGCATATGAAGTGGCAGCCCTTCCTAAGAACGCTCTGGTTGAAATCGAGGCCATCGCATATTGCGGTAAATAG
- a CDS encoding DUF1836 domain-containing protein: protein MKTNDERMQDILKHLESLDHIRPETIPNIDLYMDQVTTFMDEHLKDTKRYPEDKVLTKTMINNYAKNNLLPAPNKKKYSREHILLLIFIYYFKNLLSFHDIEQLFKPITEKHFNSSEGIPLEDIYREIFSQVEGGIDRIKEDILQKYEHAGKTFEDKGLQKDDLEYLRLFSWICELSFDVYLKKQIIEQIIDDLRETEPINIKKKK from the coding sequence ATGAAGACCAACGACGAAAGAATGCAGGACATCCTGAAGCATCTGGAATCCTTAGACCATATAAGGCCGGAAACCATTCCCAATATTGATCTGTACATGGATCAGGTCACCACCTTCATGGATGAGCATTTAAAAGATACCAAACGCTATCCGGAGGACAAAGTCCTGACCAAAACCATGATCAATAATTATGCCAAGAACAATCTTCTTCCGGCTCCTAATAAAAAGAAATATTCCAGAGAACACATTCTGCTGCTTATATTTATATATTACTTTAAAAATCTGCTCTCTTTTCATGACATCGAGCAGCTCTTTAAGCCTATTACGGAAAAGCACTTTAATTCTTCGGAAGGGATTCCTTTAGAGGATATCTACCGGGAAATTTTCTCCCAGGTAGAAGGCGGTATTGACCGTATCAAGGAGGATATCCTTCAAAAATACGAGCACGCCGGTAAAACCTTTGAAGACAAAGGGCTCCAGAAAGATGATCTGGAATATCTCCGCCTCTTTTCCTGGATTTGTGAGCTTTCCTTTGATGTGTACTTAAAGAAGCAGATCATCGAGCAGATCATTGATGATTTAAGAGAAACCGAGCCCATAAACATAAAAAAGAAAAAATGA
- a CDS encoding YerC/YecD family TrpR-related protein, with protein sequence MNKKIKTDAVDHLFEAILTLKSSEECYTFFEDVCTVNELLSLSQRYEVAKMLREGRTYLEIAEKTGASTATISRVNRSLNYGNDGYDMVFKRLEEEKRED encoded by the coding sequence ATGAATAAAAAGATTAAGACAGATGCGGTAGACCATCTGTTTGAAGCTATTCTAACCTTGAAATCGTCAGAGGAATGCTATACTTTTTTTGAGGATGTATGCACAGTCAATGAACTGTTAAGCTTATCCCAAAGATATGAGGTAGCAAAGATGTTAAGAGAGGGCCGAACTTATCTGGAGATCGCGGAAAAGACGGGGGCGTCCACTGCGACCATCAGTCGTGTGAACCGCTCCTTAAATTATGGGAACGATGGATATGATATGGTGTTTAAACGTTTGGAAGAAGAAAAGAGAGAAGATTGA
- a CDS encoding Cof-type HAD-IIB family hydrolase produces the protein MDYRMIVLDLDGTLTNRNKEITPRTKEALFELKQQGGIIVLASGRPTYGVMPLAKELELHKSGGYILSFNGGRIIDCRTGETVFARELPVSSNSRIIRMAEDHGVNILTYEDDLIVTPNARDEYVEKEATINKLEVKEIQDMEAYVQFPVVKFMMLDEGDYLAMVEPKVKAALGRDYSVYRSEPYFLEILPKGVDKAASLERLLSKLGISKDEMIACGDGYNDLSMIQYAGLGVAMENAVLPVKKAADYMTLSNNDDGVAHVIEKFMLS, from the coding sequence ATGGACTATCGGATGATTGTGCTGGATTTGGATGGGACGCTGACCAATCGGAATAAGGAGATCACACCCAGGACCAAAGAGGCGCTTTTTGAATTAAAACAACAGGGCGGAATTATTGTACTGGCTTCCGGACGGCCCACCTACGGGGTGATGCCCCTTGCCAAGGAATTGGAGCTTCATAAGTCAGGAGGATACATCCTGTCCTTTAACGGAGGGCGCATCATTGACTGCAGAACCGGAGAAACGGTTTTTGCAAGAGAATTGCCGGTGTCCTCAAATTCCAGGATAATCCGCATGGCAGAAGACCATGGAGTGAACATCCTTACCTATGAGGATGATTTGATCGTCACTCCCAATGCCAGGGATGAATATGTTGAAAAGGAAGCAACCATCAATAAACTGGAAGTAAAAGAAATTCAGGATATGGAGGCTTATGTACAGTTTCCGGTTGTTAAATTCATGATGCTTGATGAAGGCGACTATCTTGCAATGGTAGAGCCAAAGGTAAAGGCGGCCTTAGGGCGGGATTACAGCGTTTACCGTTCAGAACCCTATTTTTTGGAGATACTCCCGAAAGGAGTGGACAAGGCGGCAAGTCTGGAACGTCTGCTTTCAAAGCTTGGCATAAGCAAGGATGAGATGATTGCCTGCGGAGACGGTTACAATGATTTGTCCATGATCCAGTATGCAGGCCTTGGCGTTGCGATGGAGAATGCAGTTCTCCCGGTGAAGAAAGCAGCTGATTATATGACCCTTTCCAATAATGATGACGGAGTGGCTCATGTTATAGAAAAATTTATGCTTTCATGA
- a CDS encoding ABC transporter substrate-binding protein, whose translation MRKAYHFFLAAILTGASILSLTACGPKAKASELTPVTLNEVAHSIFYAPQYSAIELGYFEDEGINLTLVNGAGADKVMTALISGDADIGFMGSEASIYTYANGSKDYAVNFAQLTQRAGNFLVGRDNQPNFKWTDLKGKKVLGGRAGGMPEMVFEYILKKNGIDPVTDLSIDQSINFGLTAAAFTSNDADYTVEFEPFATGLEKEGSGHVVASLGVDSGYIPYTAYSAKKSYLEKNPETIQKFTNAIQRGLEYVNSHSSEEIAKVIQPQFKETDVATIATIIERYKAQDTWKKDTIFAKDSFELLENILEESGQLKDRVPYEELVTTIYSEKAAK comes from the coding sequence ATGAGAAAAGCCTATCACTTTTTTCTGGCGGCCATACTCACCGGAGCATCTATACTTAGCCTGACTGCCTGCGGCCCAAAAGCAAAGGCATCCGAATTAACTCCGGTCACACTAAATGAAGTTGCCCATTCTATCTTCTACGCTCCCCAGTATTCAGCCATTGAACTGGGATATTTTGAAGATGAAGGCATTAACTTAACCTTAGTCAACGGCGCCGGCGCCGACAAGGTTATGACTGCTCTGATATCAGGCGATGCCGATATCGGATTTATGGGTTCTGAAGCCAGTATCTATACTTACGCGAACGGTTCGAAAGACTATGCTGTCAACTTCGCCCAACTGACCCAGAGAGCCGGAAACTTTCTTGTAGGAAGAGACAATCAGCCTAACTTTAAATGGACGGATCTTAAAGGCAAAAAGGTACTGGGAGGAAGAGCCGGAGGAATGCCGGAAATGGTATTTGAGTATATCCTGAAAAAAAATGGCATTGACCCTGTTACGGACTTATCCATTGACCAGAGCATTAACTTTGGCTTGACTGCCGCGGCATTTACCAGCAATGATGCAGACTATACCGTGGAATTTGAACCATTTGCCACAGGACTTGAAAAAGAAGGCAGCGGACACGTTGTCGCTTCACTTGGCGTTGATTCCGGTTATATTCCTTACACTGCTTACAGCGCAAAGAAAAGCTATCTGGAAAAGAATCCGGAAACCATCCAGAAATTCACCAATGCTATCCAAAGAGGACTGGAGTATGTAAATTCCCATTCATCGGAAGAAATTGCAAAGGTGATCCAGCCCCAGTTCAAAGAAACCGACGTGGCAACGATTGCAACCATTATTGAACGGTATAAAGCACAGGATACCTGGAAAAAGGATACGATTTTTGCAAAAGACAGCTTCGAGCTTCTGGAAAACATCCTGGAAGAATCCGGCCAATTAAAGGACCGGGTTCCTTATGAGGAACTTGTAACGACCATTTATTCAGAAAAA